From the genome of Scytonema hofmannii PCC 7110, one region includes:
- a CDS encoding DUF4336 domain-containing protein — protein MKTENPKAVSMSHDPIELYQPINTLKPVDENVWIVDGSIVRMAMYGTTIPFSTRMTVVRLNNGELWCHSPIELTQALKTEIDALGSVRHLISPNKIHYAHISTWVKAYPEATAWASPGVQKRATQQKIQVTFSADLANEPPSQWANEIDQLIFRGSRFMDEVVFFHRKSATLILADLIENFEPNKVSQTFRWLLKLAGSTDPDGKAPLDLRLTFWGRKNQACQCVEQMLQWEPEKIILSHGRWYASNGAAELRRAFRWLGDFD, from the coding sequence ACCCTATCGAGCTATATCAGCCAATCAATACGTTGAAACCAGTCGATGAAAATGTTTGGATTGTGGATGGGTCAATTGTCCGCATGGCAATGTATGGAACGACGATTCCTTTCTCGACTCGGATGACGGTTGTGCGGTTGAACAATGGTGAATTATGGTGTCATTCACCTATAGAACTGACCCAAGCACTGAAAACAGAGATTGATGCACTCGGCTCAGTTCGTCATCTGATCTCACCCAACAAGATTCATTATGCTCACATTAGCACTTGGGTTAAAGCGTATCCAGAGGCGACAGCTTGGGCATCGCCGGGAGTGCAAAAACGGGCTACCCAGCAGAAGATTCAAGTCACTTTTAGTGCTGACCTTGCCAATGAACCACCCTCACAGTGGGCAAATGAAATTGACCAGTTGATTTTTCGTGGTAGTCGATTCATGGATGAAGTGGTCTTCTTTCACCGCAAGAGTGCGACCCTGATTCTAGCTGACCTGATCGAGAACTTCGAGCCGAACAAAGTCAGTCAAACCTTTCGTTGGCTGTTAAAGCTGGCTGGTAGTACCGATCCGGATGGTAAAGCTCCACTTGACTTGCGACTAACATTCTGGGGACGCAAGAATCAAGCGTGTCAGTGTGTTGAACAGATGCTGCAATGGGAACCTGAAAAAATTATTCTGTCCCATGGTCGCTGGTATGCGTCTAACGGTGCTGCTGAGTTGCGGCGTGCTTTTCGTTGGCTGGGAGATTTTGATTGA
- a CDS encoding DUF1772 domain-containing protein, with amino-acid sequence MRLDVANLMLKQTTDDTYLHKTVGKRIDGDKNKCYEKKELTMFLKTWRFITIILTALLLGTTFSHVLELPSKMSYEASLYVTLNRPGGLYQGFGTVGSVIEVTAILSAIVLSFFVRKHRLVFQWTLLGTVCLVVALVIWFVFIAPVNAEIDTWTLNSIPADWTQWRNQWEYTHATRFVIHLIGFSALLISILIETPTNRSRDRVPRNVTQLTNR; translated from the coding sequence GTGCGGTTAGATGTTGCTAACTTAATGCTAAAACAGACGACTGACGACACATATCTGCATAAAACAGTGGGCAAGCGTATTGATGGTGATAAGAACAAATGTTATGAAAAGAAGGAATTAACCATGTTTTTGAAAACTTGGCGATTTATCACAATTATCCTCACTGCACTTCTCTTGGGGACAACGTTCTCTCATGTATTGGAACTACCATCCAAGATGAGTTATGAAGCGTCGCTGTATGTAACGCTTAACCGACCGGGTGGTCTATACCAAGGATTTGGTACAGTCGGTTCAGTCATTGAAGTAACTGCTATCCTCTCAGCAATTGTGCTGTCATTCTTTGTACGCAAGCACCGATTGGTCTTTCAGTGGACACTGCTCGGCACAGTTTGTCTGGTGGTAGCCCTTGTAATTTGGTTCGTATTCATTGCGCCTGTAAATGCTGAGATCGATACGTGGACACTCAATTCCATTCCAGCAGATTGGACACAGTGGCGCAATCAGTGGGAATACACACACGCAACTCGCTTCGTAATTCACCTGATTGGGTTCAGTGCGCTGCTGATTTCCATACTAATTGAAACTCCAACGAATCGTTCGCGCGATCGCGTCCCCCGTAATGTTACTCAACTGACCAATCGCTGA
- a CDS encoding SH3 domain-containing protein, translating to MKQKNFCDRYSILTALVVFPTTIFATPCFAVNIDKIHSIPFSHPERALQKKQGEYQLAQYSGSCRQVAARSGLYVWQKPTTISSVVALLDYGQEVTIQNRGKNGWVPISAPVKGYVFNTDFLISCQAATPPNQNFCRKVVADAGLVVRRKPSINAARVGVVADGQNVLVAERGRNGWVPISVPLLGYVQSKYLGYCPGGV from the coding sequence ATGAAACAGAAGAATTTTTGTGACAGATACTCAATTTTAACAGCTTTGGTAGTCTTTCCTACAACGATTTTTGCAACTCCCTGTTTTGCTGTTAATATAGATAAAATTCACTCTATTCCGTTTTCTCATCCGGAAAGAGCTTTGCAGAAGAAGCAGGGTGAATATCAGCTGGCGCAATATTCGGGTAGCTGTCGTCAGGTTGCGGCAAGAAGTGGTCTTTACGTCTGGCAAAAGCCAACAACGATTAGTTCTGTAGTTGCTCTTTTAGACTATGGACAAGAGGTCACGATCCAAAATCGTGGGAAAAATGGATGGGTGCCAATTTCAGCCCCTGTAAAAGGCTATGTATTCAACACTGATTTTCTCATCTCCTGCCAAGCGGCGACACCCCCGAATCAAAACTTCTGTCGCAAGGTTGTAGCTGACGCAGGGCTTGTTGTGCGGCGAAAACCTTCTATTAATGCAGCGAGGGTTGGAGTAGTCGCTGATGGTCAAAATGTTTTAGTTGCGGAGCGGGGAAGAAATGGTTGGGTGCCAATTTCAGTTCCTTTGTTAGGCTATGTGCAATCAAAGTACCTTGGCTATTGCCCTGGAGGAGTATAA
- a CDS encoding DedA family protein — protein sequence MVDWITDIISSFGYLGVALLMALEGVFPVLSSEAIVSLAGFSVAQGKLGNFFWVVVAGTIGSVLGIFPWYYVGKRVGKKRLKQWIDRHGKWLTLSNKDIDKSKQWFGKYGGAVVFFGRLIPTIRTYISIPAGLVEMPLLPFFLYSVVGIVLWVGLLAYTGYTLGQNYYLVKKFLSPVALVAIAAIVIAFGSWLMHRKRKQQRNNQR from the coding sequence ATGGTTGACTGGATTACTGACATTATTTCTTCCTTTGGTTATCTAGGTGTCGCTCTATTAATGGCGCTAGAAGGTGTCTTTCCTGTCTTGTCTTCGGAGGCGATCGTGTCTTTAGCAGGGTTTAGTGTCGCTCAGGGCAAGTTAGGCAACTTTTTTTGGGTGGTTGTGGCAGGGACAATAGGTTCTGTACTAGGTATTTTCCCTTGGTATTACGTTGGTAAGCGTGTGGGTAAAAAAAGGTTGAAACAGTGGATAGACAGACATGGTAAGTGGTTGACCCTATCTAATAAGGACATTGACAAATCAAAGCAATGGTTCGGGAAATATGGAGGCGCTGTGGTGTTCTTTGGTCGGCTAATTCCAACCATTCGCACCTACATTTCCATCCCCGCAGGTTTAGTAGAGATGCCTTTGCTTCCCTTCTTCCTCTATTCCGTCGTTGGTATTGTCTTATGGGTGGGACTGCTGGCATACACAGGTTATACACTGGGACAAAATTACTATCTGGTGAAAAAGTTCCTAAGTCCGGTTGCTCTAGTTGCGATCGCGGCGATCGTAATTGCATTTGGAAGTTGGTTGATGCATCGCAAGCGTAAGCAACAGAGAAACAACCAACGCTGA
- a CDS encoding SDR family NAD(P)-dependent oxidoreductase: protein MESKKLVREIAVITGSDSGIGQATAIAFAREGADVAVTYLEDRQGAEHTQQLIEEAGQKAIIAQLDQSKPENVERLFKEVQDKLGTPTILVNNASIDSAGVSVKDMSYERWDRAIKTNLYGPFFCCQQFIRGIEGSQKRGVIINITSVHQEIPRAGAADYDVAKGGLRNLTRTLALELADKQINVNNIAPGMVLTPFNQSAMDDPSVWKQQVQSIPMKRAAEPQEIAHAAVFLASKDGRYIHGTTLFIDGGLMQNLGQGA from the coding sequence ATGGAAAGTAAGAAGCTTGTTAGAGAGATTGCTGTAATCACAGGTTCAGACTCCGGGATTGGTCAAGCAACTGCCATCGCCTTTGCACGAGAGGGTGCAGATGTTGCTGTCACTTATCTTGAAGATCGCCAAGGTGCCGAACATACTCAGCAACTCATTGAGGAAGCAGGCCAGAAAGCGATAATTGCCCAACTTGACCAGAGCAAACCTGAGAATGTGGAGCGCTTGTTCAAAGAAGTTCAGGACAAGTTGGGAACACCTACGATTCTCGTAAATAACGCAAGTATTGACTCGGCTGGGGTGTCTGTTAAGGATATGTCCTACGAGCGCTGGGATCGGGCAATCAAGACTAACCTTTATGGACCCTTTTTCTGTTGCCAGCAGTTCATTCGGGGGATAGAAGGTTCTCAAAAGCGCGGGGTAATTATTAACATCACCAGCGTTCATCAAGAGATTCCTCGTGCAGGAGCAGCAGATTACGATGTTGCCAAAGGGGGACTCCGCAATTTGACAAGAACCCTTGCCTTGGAACTCGCAGATAAACAGATCAATGTGAATAATATTGCTCCGGGAATGGTTTTGACACCCTTTAACCAATCAGCAATGGATGATCCATCCGTTTGGAAACAGCAGGTGCAGTCCATTCCAATGAAACGGGCTGCCGAGCCGCAAGAAATTGCCCATGCTGCCGTGTTTTTGGCATCAAAGGATGGGCGCTATATTCATGGTACGACTCTATTTATTGATGGCGGACTCATGCAAAACCTGGGTCAGGGTGCCTGA
- a CDS encoding glycoside hydrolase family 15 protein, which produces MTELQNQPTAFGQPGQEPRWTQGNKDGVGTAYAISSRVWFTLSNGILNEVYYPTIDRPQIRDLQYLVTDGSSFFHEEQCHLHTKTERIFPHLLGYRITNSDPEGRYTITKEIITDPRDSCILQHTRLTGHPQVLAKLQLYALCEPHLGVGGWNDSARVVEVAGVKILTAQQNNNWLAMAATVPFTRTSCGYVGESDGWTDLANNFQMDWEFQQAQAGNIALTGEIDPKNNQEFTLGLAFASQLHDAVTTLLLSLDIPFEEQKARYINQWNSACENRLPLEQVSGDGGNLYYSSFSLLLAHEDKIYPGAMIASLSIPWGNAHGDEQQGGYHLVWPRDMVNSVTALLAAGHKTTALEALIYLAASQQPDGGFAQNFWINGEPYWTGIQLDEVAFPILLAWRLYRHNALRQFDPYPIVMRATKYLINYGPATQQERWEEVSGYSPSTLAATIASLICAATFARERGDKSTAQFIEEYADFLESHIEAWTVTTEGTLIPEIKRHYIRINPVDVRNPYPNEDPNQRVLSIANCPPGSQWQFPAKEIVDAGFLELVRYGLRAPYDPLIVDSLKVVDAVLKVDTPLGSCWHRYNHDGYGQRDDGGPFLHHGKGRVWPLLTGERGHYELAAGHDVQPFIQAMEAFASDTGLLPEQIWDEPDYPDSQLYFGKPTGSAMPLAWAHAEYIKLLRSVRDGKVFDWIPEVANRYLGNSKPTQFLEIWKFNRQIRHVKAGYTLRIQALASFRLHWSNDNWQTVQNTGSTPTTINIEFVDIAISPSQQSPINFTFFWTHSQNWENCNYQVTVIS; this is translated from the coding sequence ATGACAGAACTGCAAAATCAACCCACAGCTTTTGGACAACCAGGACAAGAACCCCGTTGGACTCAAGGCAATAAAGACGGGGTAGGGACTGCTTACGCCATCTCCAGTCGCGTTTGGTTTACCCTTTCTAATGGCATTCTCAATGAAGTATATTACCCCACCATTGACCGTCCCCAAATCCGGGATCTACAATATTTGGTGACTGATGGCTCTAGCTTTTTTCATGAAGAACAGTGCCATCTCCATACCAAAACCGAACGTATCTTCCCCCACCTTCTCGGATACCGCATTACCAATTCCGATCCGGAAGGACGCTACACCATTACCAAAGAAATCATTACTGACCCGCGAGATTCATGCATTTTACAACACACGCGCCTTACGGGTCATCCACAAGTACTAGCAAAACTCCAGCTCTACGCGCTGTGCGAGCCGCACTTAGGTGTTGGTGGCTGGAATGATAGTGCTAGAGTGGTAGAAGTAGCAGGAGTCAAAATTTTAACAGCTCAACAAAATAATAACTGGTTGGCAATGGCAGCAACCGTTCCCTTCACACGCACCTCTTGTGGCTATGTTGGTGAAAGTGACGGTTGGACAGACTTAGCAAATAATTTCCAGATGGACTGGGAATTTCAGCAAGCCCAAGCAGGGAATATTGCCCTGACAGGCGAAATCGATCCAAAGAATAATCAGGAATTCACGTTAGGGCTTGCCTTCGCCAGCCAACTCCACGACGCTGTAACAACCCTTTTGCTGTCCTTGGATATTCCTTTTGAAGAACAGAAAGCCCGCTACATCAATCAGTGGAACAGTGCCTGCGAAAATCGCCTACCACTAGAACAAGTCTCAGGTGATGGAGGTAATCTTTATTATAGTAGCTTTAGCCTGTTACTAGCACACGAAGACAAAATCTATCCCGGCGCAATGATTGCTTCGCTGTCAATTCCTTGGGGTAATGCCCATGGTGATGAGCAACAGGGAGGATACCATCTGGTCTGGCCTCGCGACATGGTAAATAGCGTTACAGCATTGCTGGCAGCCGGACACAAGACAACTGCCTTAGAAGCATTGATTTACCTAGCTGCCAGCCAACAGCCAGATGGTGGTTTTGCTCAAAACTTTTGGATAAATGGCGAACCCTACTGGACGGGAATTCAGCTTGACGAAGTAGCCTTCCCAATTCTACTAGCATGGCGACTTTATCGGCACAATGCCTTACGCCAATTCGATCCTTATCCAATAGTGATGCGGGCAACTAAGTACTTAATTAATTACGGTCCTGCTACCCAGCAAGAACGGTGGGAAGAAGTTAGCGGCTATTCGCCTTCAACCCTTGCTGCAACTATTGCATCTCTCATTTGTGCAGCAACCTTTGCCCGCGAACGAGGAGATAAAAGTACTGCTCAATTTATTGAAGAGTACGCCGATTTCTTAGAAAGTCATATAGAAGCCTGGACAGTAACAACTGAAGGAACTTTAATTCCTGAGATTAAACGGCATTACATTCGGATTAACCCGGTAGATGTTCGTAACCCATATCCAAATGAAGACCCGAATCAAAGAGTGCTATCAATTGCTAACTGTCCTCCTGGTAGTCAGTGGCAATTTCCAGCAAAAGAAATTGTCGATGCAGGCTTTCTGGAATTAGTGCGCTATGGTCTCCGCGCTCCCTATGACCCCTTGATTGTCGATTCTCTCAAAGTCGTGGATGCAGTACTAAAAGTTGACACTCCCTTGGGTTCCTGCTGGCATCGTTACAATCATGACGGTTATGGACAACGAGATGATGGCGGTCCTTTCTTGCATCATGGCAAAGGACGAGTCTGGCCTTTGTTGACAGGAGAAAGGGGACATTACGAGCTTGCCGCAGGGCATGATGTGCAACCTTTTATACAGGCGATGGAAGCCTTTGCTTCAGACACGGGATTGTTACCAGAACAAATCTGGGATGAACCAGACTATCCAGACTCTCAGTTGTATTTTGGAAAACCTACTGGTTCAGCAATGCCTCTAGCATGGGCGCACGCGGAGTATATTAAGTTATTACGTTCTGTTCGAGATGGCAAGGTGTTTGATTGGATTCCAGAAGTAGCAAATCGTTATTTGGGGAATTCCAAACCAACTCAGTTTCTAGAAATTTGGAAATTCAACCGTCAAATTCGTCACGTGAAGGCGGGATACACTTTGCGAATTCAAGCATTAGCTTCCTTCCGATTGCACTGGTCGAATGATAACTGGCAAACGGTACAAAACACTGGCTCAACACCAACTACAATTAATATTGAATTCGTAGATATTGCTATTTCTCCGAGTCAGCAATCCCCCATTAACTTTACCTTTTTCTGGACTCATTCACAGAACTGGGAAAATTGCAACTATCAAGTCACTGTAATTAGTTAA
- a CDS encoding Nramp family divalent metal transporter, with product MSNKSDRDSSSQTTKRQQEQDTINIPESPHGWENLKWLGPSFLWMLSAAGSGELLFTPRIAAFYGYSLLWALLAAVILKWFINGEVGRFSVCTGTTILEGFKQLPGPKNWAIWLILLPQLVVAISTVAGLAGAAATALILVTRGSVQLWTVIIIVVTAAIVLFGQYNVVEKISSYIGIARTIAVVTAAIFVFPSFRQLLDGLVPQIPENVRYQEILPWLGFMLAGAAGLMWYSYWIEARGYGAASVKGQERIDPKQLNQQEKKKLRGWINLMTISNTLAVVGALLAALSFLILGGELLRPQGLVPKENQVAETLGTLLGDLWGPFGFWFMVAIVFITFCSTVLSVEDGFGRMFADGTQIILQGFGVRGRWTNEKFLQRVYIVVLLVVLPIAVYLFFGQPVGLLQTAGAIEAAHIPIVTGLTLFLNHRMLPKELRPSKIIFGGTAIAGIFFAVFAVIYLLQLIGIIGSGASSN from the coding sequence ATGAGCAATAAAAGCGATCGCGACTCATCATCACAAACTACAAAAAGACAACAGGAACAAGACACAATAAACATACCAGAGTCACCACACGGTTGGGAAAACTTGAAGTGGCTTGGTCCAAGCTTTTTGTGGATGCTTTCGGCTGCTGGTTCTGGAGAGTTACTATTTACACCTCGCATTGCCGCTTTTTATGGTTACTCTCTGCTATGGGCGCTACTTGCTGCTGTAATCCTGAAATGGTTTATTAACGGTGAGGTGGGTCGCTTTTCAGTTTGCACGGGCACAACTATTCTCGAAGGTTTCAAGCAACTTCCAGGTCCAAAAAACTGGGCTATCTGGCTGATATTGCTACCGCAATTAGTGGTGGCGATTTCTACTGTAGCTGGACTAGCAGGAGCGGCGGCTACTGCACTGATTTTGGTAACCAGGGGAAGTGTCCAACTGTGGACGGTGATTATCATCGTCGTTACAGCAGCGATTGTTTTATTTGGGCAATATAACGTAGTAGAAAAAATCTCTTCCTACATAGGGATTGCCCGTACAATTGCAGTGGTAACAGCTGCTATTTTTGTTTTTCCCAGCTTTCGCCAACTGCTAGACGGGTTAGTACCGCAAATTCCCGAAAATGTGCGGTATCAAGAAATACTACCTTGGCTGGGTTTTATGCTAGCAGGAGCAGCCGGGTTAATGTGGTATTCCTACTGGATAGAAGCCAGAGGGTACGGTGCTGCAAGTGTTAAGGGACAAGAGAGGATAGACCCCAAGCAACTCAACCAACAGGAGAAAAAGAAACTGCGCGGCTGGATAAATCTGATGACCATATCCAACACCTTAGCTGTAGTTGGCGCGCTGTTAGCGGCTTTGTCTTTCCTGATTCTCGGTGGCGAGTTGCTGCGTCCTCAGGGACTTGTGCCAAAAGAAAATCAGGTAGCAGAAACTTTGGGAACCTTACTGGGCGATCTTTGGGGACCATTTGGCTTTTGGTTTATGGTGGCGATTGTTTTTATTACCTTTTGTAGCACTGTCCTTTCAGTAGAAGATGGTTTTGGGCGGATGTTTGCCGATGGTACGCAGATTATTCTGCAAGGATTTGGTGTGCGTGGACGCTGGACTAACGAGAAGTTCTTGCAGCGTGTTTATATTGTCGTGTTACTGGTCGTTTTACCAATCGCCGTTTATCTGTTCTTCGGTCAACCTGTTGGCTTGCTGCAAACCGCAGGCGCAATTGAAGCCGCTCATATTCCCATTGTCACCGGGCTTACCCTCTTCCTCAACCACCGGATGTTACCAAAGGAACTACGACCGTCAAAGATAATTTTTGGTGGTACTGCGATCGCGGGAATATTTTTCGCCGTATTTGCAGTGATTTATCTGTTGCAACTCATTGGAATCATAGGTTCAGGTGCAAGTTCTAACTGA
- a CDS encoding TIM-barrel domain-containing protein encodes MRFLEQLSLKLTFVLKSLFFLQYIPHALFYSFKRDRINRQYLPDSSSSPVIQPGKLLQAQATDRGADFYFEQAELEISFLTAELVRVNWFPGLPPIPYAIANQDWETVETTLSELGNDWAIASDGLSVIVGRNGSLTFCDRAGQILREELPPQRQGETWIHQASLQSEERIYGLGERASSLNLRAAKDELQKHKTYQMWNKDPGGRYTPGTDPIYICIPVYLGLHDRGSYLIFYENSFRAEFTFADIASAIFAGGSLRYYMTVGEPSQLMEHYTQLTGRAPLPPRWTLGYHQSRWGYRTEANVRQEVKAFQTHNLPLSAIHLDIDCQVGYRAFTIDPKRFPNLNSFTQELVKKGVRFIAINNPGIKFTRKSNLFLEGQVLNGFCTYPTGELAIASVWAGPLVFPDFTNPKVRAWWSRQYAYLLDVGVAGFWHDMNEPAAFVSWGDPSLPQVAQHCLEGRGGDHREAHNVYGLLEAEAAYESIRQYRPQQRPFIVSRSGWASLQRYAWTWTGDTISTWEALRQTVATVVGLGLSGIPYTGPDIGGFQGNPSAELYLRWFQMATFLMFYRTHSSTSVAPRTPWSYGEPYLSIVRSFLQLRYRLMPYFYTLAWETTQKGYPPVRPLFWSSWSDRSLWDVEDAFYLGDALLVCPIVQEGEQTRMISLPQGHWYNFWNDSMIEGGKTIELEAPLEQIPLLVKAGSILPMEENQQLVLHLYPPVKRAGGENPIQISYTLYSDAGDGYGESRLDGFYLIRQEKSLELVWEQQGNYGFPYQRVQLHVHGTSVQQAWVDEKETTVHGEQLQCHFFRQIRFGCN; translated from the coding sequence ATGAGGTTTCTCGAACAGCTATCGCTGAAATTAACATTTGTACTGAAGTCGCTATTTTTCTTACAGTACATACCACACGCACTTTTCTATTCTTTTAAACGCGATCGCATCAATCGCCAATATCTTCCTGACTCATCTTCATCTCCGGTCATTCAGCCGGGAAAATTACTCCAGGCTCAAGCAACAGACCGAGGTGCTGACTTCTATTTCGAGCAGGCAGAACTGGAAATTTCTTTTCTAACTGCCGAGCTTGTGCGAGTGAACTGGTTTCCTGGTCTTCCACCCATCCCCTATGCAATTGCCAATCAGGATTGGGAGACTGTTGAAACAACCTTGTCAGAATTGGGAAATGATTGGGCGATCGCCAGTGACGGTTTGAGCGTTATTGTTGGTAGAAATGGCAGCCTCACGTTTTGCGATCGCGCTGGGCAAATCCTCAGAGAAGAACTACCGCCCCAGCGACAAGGAGAAACATGGATACATCAAGCTTCTTTACAATCAGAAGAACGCATTTATGGGTTAGGAGAACGGGCATCTTCTTTAAATTTACGCGCCGCTAAGGATGAACTGCAAAAGCATAAAACTTACCAGATGTGGAATAAAGATCCTGGGGGTAGGTACACACCAGGTACAGATCCAATCTACATTTGCATTCCAGTCTACTTAGGATTGCACGATAGAGGTAGCTACCTAATTTTTTATGAAAACTCGTTTCGCGCTGAATTTACATTTGCCGATATAGCGAGTGCTATTTTTGCAGGCGGTTCGCTCCGTTACTACATGACAGTGGGTGAGCCGTCACAACTGATGGAACACTATACCCAGTTAACAGGACGTGCGCCGTTACCCCCTCGCTGGACATTAGGCTATCACCAGTCACGCTGGGGATACCGCACAGAAGCAAACGTTCGCCAAGAAGTCAAGGCATTTCAAACCCATAATTTACCTTTGAGTGCTATTCATCTCGATATCGATTGTCAAGTTGGGTATCGAGCTTTTACGATTGACCCCAAACGCTTTCCCAATCTCAACAGTTTTACCCAAGAACTGGTAAAAAAAGGTGTGCGGTTCATTGCAATTAATAACCCTGGAATTAAATTTACCCGTAAGAGCAACTTATTTCTAGAGGGACAAGTCCTGAACGGCTTTTGTACCTACCCCACTGGAGAGCTAGCGATCGCCTCAGTGTGGGCAGGTCCGTTGGTATTTCCTGACTTTACTAATCCCAAGGTTCGGGCTTGGTGGAGCCGTCAATATGCTTATCTGCTGGATGTAGGAGTAGCAGGATTTTGGCATGATATGAATGAACCGGCGGCATTTGTTTCCTGGGGCGATCCCTCTCTTCCTCAAGTTGCACAGCATTGTTTGGAAGGTAGGGGAGGCGATCATCGCGAAGCACACAATGTCTATGGGTTACTAGAAGCTGAAGCTGCTTACGAAAGTATTCGTCAATATCGACCGCAACAACGTCCTTTCATTGTATCGCGTTCGGGATGGGCTTCTTTGCAACGCTATGCTTGGACTTGGACAGGAGATACCATCTCAACGTGGGAAGCACTGCGTCAGACAGTAGCAACAGTCGTCGGGTTGGGACTATCAGGCATTCCCTATACTGGTCCTGACATTGGCGGTTTTCAAGGTAACCCTTCAGCAGAACTTTATTTGCGTTGGTTTCAAATGGCAACGTTTCTGATGTTTTATCGAACGCACAGTTCCACTAGCGTTGCTCCTCGTACCCCTTGGAGTTATGGTGAACCTTACTTGAGTATCGTCCGTAGCTTCCTACAGTTACGCTACCGATTGATGCCTTACTTCTATACCTTGGCGTGGGAAACAACTCAGAAAGGATATCCGCCCGTGCGCCCTCTGTTCTGGTCTAGTTGGAGCGATCGCTCCCTTTGGGATGTGGAAGATGCCTTTTATCTGGGTGATGCGTTGCTTGTCTGTCCAATTGTGCAAGAGGGAGAGCAAACGCGCATGATTTCTCTACCTCAAGGACACTGGTACAACTTTTGGAATGATTCGATGATAGAAGGCGGAAAGACGATTGAGCTAGAAGCACCGCTCGAACAGATTCCATTGTTAGTGAAGGCAGGAAGTATATTGCCAATGGAGGAAAATCAACAACTAGTTCTTCATCTCTACCCACCTGTGAAGAGGGCAGGGGGAGAAAATCCAATCCAAATTTCCTACACTTTATACAGCGATGCAGGAGATGGATACGGAGAATCTCGACTCGATGGATTTTACCTCATCCGACAGGAGAAAAGTTTGGAACTTGTGTGGGAACAGCAGGGGAACTATGGCTTCCCTTATCAAAGGGTACAATTACACGTACATGGCACATCGGTGCAACAAGCCTGGGTAGACGAGAAAGAAACAACCGTGCATGGAGAACAACTGCAATGTCATTTCTTTAGACAGATTCGATTTGGTTGCAACTAA
- a CDS encoding anthrone oxygenase family protein, with translation MFLRTWRFITIILAALAMGTSFAHTLELPAKINYDAALWTTLQQSLYWGFGHIGGYFEAATVFLAAPVLTFLARKRRPALQWTLAGTVCFALAFFVVFLVFTEPMNREIVQWTPQSVPANWTQVRNQWEYSHVARFVLHLMGLGAFLISVLVEIPVMERLHNPVTPEVAPLTRR, from the coding sequence ATGTTTTTAAGAACCTGGCGCTTTATTACCATCATTCTTGCTGCACTCGCAATGGGAACTTCATTTGCCCATACGTTGGAACTGCCAGCCAAGATCAACTACGATGCGGCACTCTGGACGACGCTTCAACAAAGCTTGTATTGGGGCTTTGGACATATCGGTGGATACTTTGAGGCGGCTACAGTTTTTCTGGCAGCACCAGTGCTGACGTTTTTAGCTCGCAAGCGACGACCCGCTTTGCAGTGGACGCTAGCTGGAACGGTTTGCTTCGCGTTAGCGTTCTTTGTTGTTTTCCTGGTGTTCACAGAACCGATGAATCGTGAGATTGTCCAATGGACTCCTCAATCAGTGCCAGCAAACTGGACACAGGTACGCAACCAGTGGGAATACTCGCACGTGGCTCGTTTTGTCCTGCATTTGATGGGGTTGGGTGCGTTCTTAATTTCTGTGCTGGTTGAGATTCCAGTAATGGAGCGATTGCACAATCCTGTCACTCCTGAAGTGGCACCACTCACCAGACGTTAA
- a CDS encoding AI-2E family transporter yields the protein MRLGQWFGFLAVAISLYILWQIRQVLLLVFAAIILATVLNRIVRFLQQRHIQRGIAVAISVILLLTLLSGFLAIVLPRLADQLQQLANISPQILAQLRTGYEWIQSKLPEQLILNNTSFGALVQNFQSSAARLLGSFFTLVK from the coding sequence GTGCGGTTAGGGCAATGGTTTGGCTTTCTCGCTGTTGCAATTTCCCTCTACATTTTGTGGCAAATTCGGCAGGTGCTTTTGCTCGTATTTGCAGCGATTATTCTAGCGACTGTCCTAAACCGGATTGTGAGATTCCTTCAGCAACGGCACATCCAACGAGGGATTGCGGTTGCAATTAGTGTTATTCTTCTACTGACGCTCCTATCTGGCTTTCTTGCGATTGTCTTACCGCGTCTTGCCGATCAACTTCAACAATTGGCGAATATTTCGCCACAAATACTAGCTCAACTCCGCACAGGTTATGAGTGGATACAAAGCAAGCTTCCGGAACAATTGATATTAAATAACACTAGCTTTGGCGCTTTAGTCCAAAATTTTCAGTCTTCAGCAGCCCGATTGTTGGGTAGCTTTTTCACATTAGTTAAGTAA